CCGGTCAACGCAGCCGTCGTTCTTCTCGTTGAGGGAACAGGTGCGCAACATACGCACCACTTACCGAAACGAGGAAACCAAGTCATGAACAAACTGCTGCTCGCACTGACCGCCGGCCTGATCGTGTCCGGTGCCGCGATGGCCCAACAATCGGCGCCTGCGACGGCGCCTGTCGCTCCGGCGGCGCCCGCAGCAGCAGCGCCTGCTACGGCGGCTCCGGCGGCTGACCATGCCACGCCGGCGAAGAAGACCACCAAGCACAAGAAGCATCACCACAAGAAGCACGCGAAGAAGCCGATGAGCCAACCGCCGGTCGGTAACAAGCCGTAATACTTGTCGTCGAAAAAATCCGCGAGTGGGTTGTCAACCAATGTCCCGACGGGACGTTAAAGGAGATGACTCACTTCGCGGGTCAACGAGTACACCATCCAAACATCGAGCTCCAACGAGGAATCTCATGAAAAAACTGATCGCTGCCCTGGTCGCTGGCCTGTTCGCAACGGGCGTGTTCGCCCAAGCTGCTGCTCCGGCTGCTGCCGACACGGCTGCTCCGGCTGCTGCTAGCAAGCCGGCTGCCAAGAAGAAGTCGTCGACCCACAAGAAGCACGCCAAGAAGTCGTCGAAGAAGGCTGCTGCTGCCGAAGCTCCGGCCGCTGCAAGCAAGTAAGTACCGCGTCGCGCAGCACGCCTGCGCAACGGACGGTAACAAGCAGGTTGCTCTTGCAACCTGCTTTTTTTTCGTCCGGCAGATACAATGAGCCGCTATCCGCTTGAGGCAAATTCGCCGGATTCCCGACGAATTTGCTGCGGAATTTCGACTGTCGTCCGACCGTATTCTTGACGTCCCCCCGATCTTCTCAGGAGTCTTTTGTGATCCGGATTTCGCGTCAACTGGCCGCGCTCGCCGCCAGCGCCACGTTCACCAGCATCGCCGCCGTCATGGCGCTCGCCCCGGCCAGCGCCGTCGCACAAATCAAGCAGCCCGGGGAATTCCCGACCGTGCAACTCTCGGCGGGCATGTATCTCATCAAGGCCGAAGTCGCTGCGAACGAGAAAGACCGCGAACAAGGCCTGATGTATCGCAAAGCCATGGCCGACAATGCGGGCATGCTCTTCGTGTTCGAGCAAAGCGCGGGGCATTGCTTCTGGATGAAGAACACCGATCTGCCGCTGTCCATCGCATTTCTTGCGGACGACGGCACGATCGTAAACATCGAAGACATGGAACCGCAGACGGAAGACAACCATTGCCCGCGTGCTGCTGTGCGATACGCGCTCGAGATGAACAAGGGCTGGTTTGCGAAGAAGAACATCAAAGCAGGTTCGAAGATCTCCAACCTGCCGCGCTGACCACTTCCATGCGAATACTTCATGCGGCGCGCCGGTAGTCGCTATCGCGCGCCGCTCGATATTTCCAGCGCCGCGTCGAGCGATTGCTCGAGGAATCGGTCCAGCAACCACGGATCGAAGTGACGTCCACGCTCGGCGAGCATCGCACTAACGATCTGCGCAGGACTTAACGCCGCACGATACGGACGATGACTGGCGAGTGCATCGAAAACATCGACCAGCGCCACAATGCGTCCGGCCAACGGAATGCGGTTGCCCGAAAGGCCGTAGGGATAGCCGGTGCCGTCGTAACGTTCGTGATGCGTGCACGCCACCGTGGCCGCCAACTCGCATGCGGCACCGCCGATGGCATTGAGCATCTCGGCCCCCAATTGCGGATGCATACGCATCGCCGACATCTCGTCGGGCGACAGCCTGCCCGGCTTCTCCAGAATCGAATTCGGAATGCAAAGCTTGCCGGTGTCATGCAGCGCCGCCGCCAACCCCAACGCCTGCGCCTTGACGGCGGACATCCCTAGCGCCTGAGCGAATCGCCATGTCAGCGCGCCGACGCGCCACATGTGTGTGGCCGTCCCGCCACGTTTGTGTTCGGCCAGACGAAAGAGCGTCCAGGCGGCGGGGGGCAGGCTGCGCATCAGATGCGGATCGGCGAGCCAGAAACGGGGCGGTGTGTCTTGAAACGCGTCGGCACATCGGGTGGCGATCGCGAAATGCGCAATGGCCGTGGCGGCCTCGCGCGATGGCGCAGGGTCTGGCATACGTTGTCCATTCGGATTGAAGGGTTCACTCTAACGAGGTGCCCGCGTACGAATGTTGACGTCGATCAAGCGCCGCGCAAAAACGTGTAATCCGGCGACCGTTGAAAACGAAGGGGGATATCTCGCGTGACGTCCGAAGGTCCGCGCATCGGCAGGGCAAGCGGGGGAGTTACGACGAGGAGACGACACTCACCGGCACAGCATCGCACAGCGAACGATGTGGCGCGTCAGCTACGTGAGACACCTGTGGCGTCTTGAATCGGCGAGAGACTGCGGAGTGAAACGACGGCAACCTGCGGCGGATCCGCCGAAGTCATGCTTTGATGTTGCAGATAGCGAGTTGAGGTTTGCCGGCGACGCCAGACGCTCGGGTTGGGCGTCTGACGTGCCCTTCAGCGAAGGCTCACTGAAGTCGACTCTGTGTCGGCCGGCAAATTCCGGGAACGTCGATTACGCGAAGTTCTTCGCGGCGAATTCCCAGTTGACGAGGTTCCAGAATGCCTCGACGAACTTCGGACGGGCATTGCGGTAGTCGATGTAGTAGGCGTGTTCCCACACGTCGATCGTGATCAGCGGCTTGTCGGCGCCGGTCAGCGGCGTGGCAGCGTTGCTGGTGTTCACGATGTCGACCGAACCGTCGGCCTTCTTCACGAGCCACGTCCAGCCCGAGCCGAAGTTGCCCACGGCCGACTTCGAGAACGTTTCCTTGAATGCGTCGAACGAGCCGAACTTGGCGTCGATGGCCTTGGCCAGATCGCCGGTCGGCGCACCGCCGCCGTTCGGCGACAGCGTGTTCCAGAAGAAGGTGTGGTTCCACACCTGCGCTGCGTTGTTGAACACGCCGCCCGACGACTTCTTGATGATGTCTTCGAGGCTGGCGTTTTCGAATTCGGTGCCCTTGATCAGGTTGTTCAAGTTGGTCACATAGGCTTGGTGGTGCTTGCCGTAGTGATACTCCATCGTTTCCTTGGAGATGGTCGGCGCCAGTGCATCGATGGCGTACGGCAGTTCAGGGAGCTTGTGTTCCATGGCAATTGTCCTTTGTGCTCTGAGGGGAACCCGATTTTGCGTTATCCGGAGCCATCGATTCTAGGGCAGATGCGAAAACCCCGCAAACCCAACGGGTACTTGGTTTGCCGCACTGTGACTTATCAATGTGACGATTGTTTGCCGATCCCGGCTAATCGACGCACGATGCCTGCGATTGGCCAGCTTTGCAGAACCGCGCCAACTAAAAAGTATCGTCTAGCCTGACCTGGACATCACCAATGCCCACGTCGGCCGCCCCGTCTGCAAGATGCATGGTCACTTGCTGACCCCGCTGGAGTTTTCGAGGGTCCCGCAACGGCAGGCCCTTCGCATCGAGGACTGCGGCATATCCGCGTTGCAAGGTGCGGCGCGGATTGAGCAGCTCAAGTTGCGCAGTGGCGTCGGCCAGGCGTTGCGTCGAGCGCTCGGCACGGCGCGACATGGCCGTCTGAAGACGTTGTTCGAGCAATGCCACACGCTCATGTTGCGACGCGACATCCGGCACAGCCCGCGCATGGCGCAGACGCAACATCTCGAATCGGCTGCGACGCTGGGCCAGCGGGCGCTCGAGGGCGTGGCGCATACGATCGGCCAGATGCGCCAGTTCCCCGCGCTGGCGCGCCAGGCGCTCGCGCGGCGAGACCATCGCACGCGACAGGCTGTCGAGTTGCTGGGCGCGCTGCTCGAGCGTGCGACGCATTGCACGACTCAGGCGCTGGCGCTCCCGATCAACCTCGCGCAGGCACTCGTCGCGCGCCGCCGAGATCAGTTCGGCCGCCGCCGTGGGCGTGGGCGCACGCACGTCCGCCACAAAGTCGGCAATCGTGAAATCGGTTTCGTGCCCGACGCCGGAGACCACCGGCAGTTCGCTGCGCGCGATAGCGTGCGCCAGCACTTCTTCGTTGAACGCCCAAAGATCCTCGATGGAACCGCCGCCCCGGCACAACAGCAGGGTGTCGACTTCGCGGCGCGCATTGGCCGTATCGAGCGCCGCTGCGAGCTTTGTGGCGGCGTCCGCCCCCTGTACGGGCGCGGGATAAATGACGACGCTCACGTGCGGGGCGCGACGTGCAAGCGTTGTCAGCACGTCACGCAGCGCGGCCGCCTGCAACGACGTGACGACGCCCACGCGACGGGCATAACGCGGCAATTCACGCTTGCGCCCGGCGTCGAACAACCCGGCAGCGGCGAGTTTTTCCTTCAGCCGCAGGAACGCCTCATAGAGATTGCCCTGCCCCGCGCGCCGGATCGCTTCGACGTTGAGTTGCACCTCGCCGCGCGGCACATACATGGAGAGCAAGGCACGCACCTCGACGCGATCGCCCTCCTTCGGTGAGAAATCCGCATGCTGCGCGCGACCGCGGAACATCACACAGCGCATTTGCGCCTGTGCGTCCTTGATCGAGAAATACCAATGGCCACTAGCGGCACGCGTGAAGTTGGAAATCTCGCCGCTGACCCACGCCAACGGGAAACTCCGCTCCAGCACGCCGGCAACGGCCTTGTTCAAATCCGAAACACTGAGTACGCGATCCGCACCACCGGTGGGCCTGGCGTCGTCGAAAGATAGGTTCATGCGTGTGCGCTGACGAAAAACTGTCCACAGGCCCGCTAATTTAAGGGTTTTCTCGCCCGGATGCCCGACAATTCCTACGCACCGGGCGCAAACCCTTGATTTATCGGGCTTTGCGGGGGGCTTCCCCGGCGTAAAAAGGCATGTTTGCGTGACACACGACAAGATATATCTTCAGAGGCCGACATGTACACATAGTTATCCACAGGCTGACGAGGAAATCTTGGGATTTGTGAACTTGCGGAGGTGTTCATTTCTGAAACAGCTCATTGCCCATTTTTTCATCACGAACTAAAAAGTTCCACCGCGTCAAAGAGTTGCTGAGAGTATCCAAAGGTTGTCCACATCCTTGTGCTCGTCCGGTGTGGAAAACGGTGCTTGCCCATCCCCCCCCTGCACGCTACAGTTCGGACTCGTTTGCCCATCCCCCGCAACAAGCAAGAGGTCTCTTTGTTCGCCGTCATCCAGGCCGCCGGCTGGCCCATCTGGCCACTTCTCATCGCTTCCGTCATTGCCCTCGCCCTGATCGTCGAGCGCGCCCTGTCGCTTCGCCGCGCACGCGTGCTGCCGACCGGCGTACTCGAAAACGCGATTACGCTCGCGCGCCGTGGCGCTGCCAAGCAAGACGCCACCGAAGCACTGGCGCGCGGCTCCATGCTGGGTCGAGTGCTCGCGACCGGCGTGCGTTACGTCGCCCACAATCCGCAGGGCCCGCGCGAGGGCGCAAAAGAGGCGCTGGAAGAAACGGGACGTGCCGTCGCCCATGAACTGGAGCGCTTTCTGCCCGCGCTGGGCACCATTGCCTCGGTCGCCCCGCTCATGGGTCTGTTCGGCACGGTGATCGGCATGATCGAAATCTTCGGTGCGCAGGACGCAACGGGCACCGATCCGGCTCAACTGGCGCACGGCATCTCCGTTGCGCTCTACAACACCGGCTTCGGGCTGATGATCGCGATTCCGGCGATGATCTTCTATCGGTACTACCGCACCCGCGTCGACGCCTTCCTCGTCGAACTCGAAACGCAGGCGGTCCATTTTCTCGATGCCACGCTGCCGCGGCACTGATTCGAGAGACATGCGATGAATTTCCGTCGAGGTCTCTCCACGCGCGATGAACCGGAGATCAATCTGATCCCGCTCATTGATGTGCTGCTCGTCATCCTGATTTTTCTGATGGTCACGACGACCTACACGCGCTACACCGCGCTCAAGGTCAATCTGCCCACGGCGGATGCGGAAAAAGCGGTCGTGCCGCCGCGTCAGATTGTCGTTTCGGTAGGTGCCGACGGCAGCTACGCGATCGACCGGCATGCGCTGGCACAACGCGACGTTGCCAGTCTGACGGCCGCGCTGCGTCAGGCCGCCGGTCCCGCCAATACCGGCGCGGAGCCACCGGTAATCATCATCAACGCCGACGCGAAGAGCGCGCATCAGTCCGTCATCAATGTGATGGAGGCCGCGCGAGAGGCCGGATTGTCGCGTCTGACCTTCGCCGCCCGTTCGACGACGGCGCACGGCGCAACTGCGCAACCGTCCCGATGACACGACAAACGTCGCGACAGACGGACTCCACGAAGGGTGCACGCGCACGCGCCCTCGTACCTCGCCTGTCTGGCTCACTGGTCCATTGGGTCACGGCCCAGTGGCAACGCCGGGGGCTCGTCGCCTGGCTACTGTGGCCATTCTCATGGATCTTCGGCGGCATCGCGGCGTGGCGGCGCATCGGCTTTCGCCGCGGCTGGAAAACGTCGACACGACTTCCAGTCCCGGTCGTCGTGGTCGGCAATCTGACGGTAGGCGGTACCGGCAAAACGCCGACCGTCATCGCACTGGTCGGCGCGTTGCGTGAACACGGTTACAGGCCCGGCGTGCTTTCGCGAGGTTACGGGGCAAAACTGACCCGGCCGACGGAAGTCGCGCAGACGGCACGCCCGGAAGCCGTAGGTGACGAACCACTGCTGATCGCGAAACGGACCGGCGCGCCCGTGTGGGTCTGGCCGTCGCGCGTGGAAGGCGGTCAGGCCTTACTGGCGGCGCATCCCGAATGCGACGTCATCGTCTGCGACGATGGTCTTCAGCATTACGCCCTCGCACGCGACATCGAAATCGCTGTCTTCGATCATCGGCTCGGTGGCAACGGCTTTCTGCTGCCAGCGGGGCCGCTGCGCGAACCGTTGTCGCGGCAACGCGACGTGAACCTCATTAACGATCCGTATGGCCGAACGCTGCCGGACTGGCCTCATACGTGGCGCCTGACGTTGACGTTGGGCGACGCGTGGTGCGTGAGCCAGCCGTCGCTCACCCGCGCGCTGTCTCACTTTGCGGGCAAGCGCGTGCTGGCAGCCGCCGGCATCGGTGCACCGGAGCGGTTCTTCGCGGCATTGCGCGCAGCGGGGTTGCAGATCGAGACGCTGGCGCTGCCCGATCATTACGACTTTGCGACTAATCCGTTCGACGGCGTGGCTGCGGACGCCATCCTGATCACCGAAAAGGATGCAGTAAAATGCGTCACCTGGTCCGACCCGCGTGTGTGGGCCGTACCTGCCGAGGCAGCGCTCGATGCGCGCCTCGTATCACTGGTAGTGGAGAAATTGCGTGGACAACCGACTGTTTGAGATTCTCGTCTGCCCGTTGTGCAAGGGCCCGCTGGAGCTGGATAAAAAGGCCCAGGAGCTGATTTGCCATGCAGACAAGCTCGCTTATCCGATTCGTGACGGCATTCCCGTCATGCTGGCCGACGAAGCGCGTCAGTCCGTCGAAGGCACGCCCGTTCCGATGAACGACGACAAGTCCGCATCGTGAGCGAAATGACGTTGCGCCCCGGCACCCAGGGCGTCGCTGCCGCCGCCACCGACTTTGTCGCCGTGGTGCCCGCACGCCTTGCGTCGACGCGTCTGCCCAATAAGCCGCTCGCCGATATCGGCGGCAAGCCGATGGTCGTGCGCGTTGCCGAACGTGCGCGCGAATCGGGCGCGCGTCAGGTCGTCGTGGCGACCGACGCACAGAGCGTCGTCGATGCGGTATCTGCCCACGGTTTCGACGTGGTGCTCACGCGTGCGGACCACCCGACGGGCACAGACCGTCTGGCCGAGGTCGCTGTGGCGCAGGGCTGGCCGGACGACACCATCGTCGTCAACGTGCAGGGCGACGAGCCGCTGATCGATCCGCGTCTGGTGCACGCCGTCGCGGCCCATCTGGCCGAACACCCCGAATGCGCGCTGTCTACCGCCGCGCATCCGATTACCGACAACGCGGAGATCTTCTCGCCGAACGTCGTCAAGGTCGTGCTCGATGCACATGGCCGCGCGCTCTATTTCTCACGTGCGCCGATTCCGTGGTCGCGTGACGCTTGGTCCGCCGGACTCACGAGCGTCGCAACGTTGCCCGCCGCCACGACGTCGGTCTTTCGTCACATCGGCCTGTACGCCTATCGCGCCAAGTTCTTGCGCAGCTACCCGAGCTTGCCGCAAGCCCCCATCGAGACGGCTGAATCGCTGGAGCAGTTGCGTGCGCTCTGGCATGGCGAGCGTATTGCCGTACTCGTGACGGACGACGCGCCGCTGCCGGGCGTCGACACGGCAGAAGACCTCGAACGCGTACGCGCATTGCTGAAAAACTGACGTCGACACGCGTCCCGGAAATCGCACCGACGCGACACCGGGCCGTCTGCAAAACGCCGACGGGCGGGCATGACGTGGCATAATCGCTCTGATTCTCGCGAGCAGACCCCCCGGTCGCGCGCGTCGCGCACTGCCGGGCGCGATGTCTGCGCGTAGCGCGGTTTGCCGGTCACAGGACCCGCAACCGCCGCAGAGCACCGGAGACGCACCTGCCTGCCGCACGCACAGCATTCACAAATCACAAACTTTCAGGAGTCATCGATGCGTCTGATTTTGTTGGGGGCACCCGGGGCCGGCAAAGGCACCCAAGCCACTTTCATCAAAGAAAAATTCGGCATCCCGCAAATCTCGACCGGCGACATGCTGCGCGCCGCGATCAAGGAAGGCACGCAACTCGGCCTTGAAGCCAAGCGCTTCATGGATGCAGGCGATCTGGTGCCGGACGGCGTCATCATCGGCATGGTCAAGGAACGTCTGACAGCCGACGATTGCAAGAACGGTTATCTGTTCGACGGTTTCCCGCGCACCATCGCGCAAGCGGAAGCCATGAAGGAAGCCGGCGTCGCCATCGACTTCGTCCTCGAAATCGACGTGCCGTTCGAGGAAATCATCACCCGCATGAGCGGTCGTCGTACGCACCCGGCATCGGGCCGCACGTACCACGTCAAGTTCAATCCGCCGAAGGTCGAAGGCGTCGACGACGTGACCGGCGAGCCGCTCGTCCAGCGTGACGACGACAAGGAAGAAACGGTCAAGAAGCGCCTCGCAGTGTATGAGTCGCAGACCAAGCCGCTGGTCGCCTACTATTCGGACTGGGCCAAGCACGGCAGCCCCGGTGCGATCGTCGACGCACCG
This window of the Pandoraea sputorum genome carries:
- the lpxK gene encoding tetraacyldisaccharide 4'-kinase — its product is MTRQTSRQTDSTKGARARALVPRLSGSLVHWVTAQWQRRGLVAWLLWPFSWIFGGIAAWRRIGFRRGWKTSTRLPVPVVVVGNLTVGGTGKTPTVIALVGALREHGYRPGVLSRGYGAKLTRPTEVAQTARPEAVGDEPLLIAKRTGAPVWVWPSRVEGGQALLAAHPECDVIVCDDGLQHYALARDIEIAVFDHRLGGNGFLLPAGPLREPLSRQRDVNLINDPYGRTLPDWPHTWRLTLTLGDAWCVSQPSLTRALSHFAGKRVLAAAGIGAPERFFAALRAAGLQIETLALPDHYDFATNPFDGVAADAILITEKDAVKCVTWSDPRVWAVPAEAALDARLVSLVVEKLRGQPTV
- the adk gene encoding adenylate kinase; this encodes MRLILLGAPGAGKGTQATFIKEKFGIPQISTGDMLRAAIKEGTQLGLEAKRFMDAGDLVPDGVIIGMVKERLTADDCKNGYLFDGFPRTIAQAEAMKEAGVAIDFVLEIDVPFEEIITRMSGRRTHPASGRTYHVKFNPPKVEGVDDVTGEPLVQRDDDKEETVKKRLAVYESQTKPLVAYYSDWAKHGSPGAIVDAPQYRKISGQGSVDEIRERAFDALK
- the kdsB gene encoding 3-deoxy-manno-octulosonate cytidylyltransferase, whose translation is MTLRPGTQGVAAAATDFVAVVPARLASTRLPNKPLADIGGKPMVVRVAERARESGARQVVVATDAQSVVDAVSAHGFDVVLTRADHPTGTDRLAEVAVAQGWPDDTIVVNVQGDEPLIDPRLVHAVAAHLAEHPECALSTAAHPITDNAEIFSPNVVKVVLDAHGRALYFSRAPIPWSRDAWSAGLTSVATLPAATTSVFRHIGLYAYRAKFLRSYPSLPQAPIETAESLEQLRALWHGERIAVLVTDDAPLPGVDTAEDLERVRALLKN
- the sodB gene encoding superoxide dismutase [Fe]; the encoded protein is MEHKLPELPYAIDALAPTISKETMEYHYGKHHQAYVTNLNNLIKGTEFENASLEDIIKKSSGGVFNNAAQVWNHTFFWNTLSPNGGGAPTGDLAKAIDAKFGSFDAFKETFSKSAVGNFGSGWTWLVKKADGSVDIVNTSNAATPLTGADKPLITIDVWEHAYYIDYRNARPKFVEAFWNLVNWEFAAKNFA
- the xseA gene encoding exodeoxyribonuclease VII large subunit, translating into MNLSFDDARPTGGADRVLSVSDLNKAVAGVLERSFPLAWVSGEISNFTRAASGHWYFSIKDAQAQMRCVMFRGRAQHADFSPKEGDRVEVRALLSMYVPRGEVQLNVEAIRRAGQGNLYEAFLRLKEKLAAAGLFDAGRKRELPRYARRVGVVTSLQAAALRDVLTTLARRAPHVSVVIYPAPVQGADAATKLAAALDTANARREVDTLLLCRGGGSIEDLWAFNEEVLAHAIARSELPVVSGVGHETDFTIADFVADVRAPTPTAAAELISAARDECLREVDRERQRLSRAMRRTLEQRAQQLDSLSRAMVSPRERLARQRGELAHLADRMRHALERPLAQRRSRFEMLRLRHARAVPDVASQHERVALLEQRLQTAMSRRAERSTQRLADATAQLELLNPRRTLQRGYAAVLDAKGLPLRDPRKLQRGQQVTMHLADGAADVGIGDVQVRLDDTF
- a CDS encoding ExbD/TolR family protein; this translates as MNFRRGLSTRDEPEINLIPLIDVLLVILIFLMVTTTYTRYTALKVNLPTADAEKAVVPPRQIVVSVGADGSYAIDRHALAQRDVASLTAALRQAAGPANTGAEPPVIIINADAKSAHQSVINVMEAAREAGLSRLTFAARSTTAHGATAQPSR
- a CDS encoding Trm112 family protein codes for the protein MDNRLFEILVCPLCKGPLELDKKAQELICHADKLAYPIRDGIPVMLADEARQSVEGTPVPMNDDKSAS
- a CDS encoding DUF192 domain-containing protein, which encodes MIRISRQLAALAASATFTSIAAVMALAPASAVAQIKQPGEFPTVQLSAGMYLIKAEVAANEKDREQGLMYRKAMADNAGMLFVFEQSAGHCFWMKNTDLPLSIAFLADDGTIVNIEDMEPQTEDNHCPRAAVRYALEMNKGWFAKKNIKAGSKISNLPR
- a CDS encoding HD-GYP domain-containing protein codes for the protein MPDPAPSREAATAIAHFAIATRCADAFQDTPPRFWLADPHLMRSLPPAAWTLFRLAEHKRGGTATHMWRVGALTWRFAQALGMSAVKAQALGLAAALHDTGKLCIPNSILEKPGRLSPDEMSAMRMHPQLGAEMLNAIGGAACELAATVACTHHERYDGTGYPYGLSGNRIPLAGRIVALVDVFDALASHRPYRAALSPAQIVSAMLAERGRHFDPWLLDRFLEQSLDAALEISSGAR
- a CDS encoding MotA/TolQ/ExbB proton channel family protein — encoded protein: MFAVIQAAGWPIWPLLIASVIALALIVERALSLRRARVLPTGVLENAITLARRGAAKQDATEALARGSMLGRVLATGVRYVAHNPQGPREGAKEALEETGRAVAHELERFLPALGTIASVAPLMGLFGTVIGMIEIFGAQDATGTDPAQLAHGISVALYNTGFGLMIAIPAMIFYRYYRTRVDAFLVELETQAVHFLDATLPRH